The proteins below are encoded in one region of Apodemus sylvaticus chromosome 13, mApoSyl1.1, whole genome shotgun sequence:
- the Camk2a gene encoding calcium/calmodulin-dependent protein kinase type II subunit alpha, whose protein sequence is MGVVHRDLKPENLLLASKLKGAAVKLADFGLAIEVEGEQQAWFGFAGTPGYLSPEVLRKDPYGKPVDLWACGVILYILLVGYPPFWDEDQHRLYQQIKAGAYDFPSPEWDTVTPEAKDLINKMLTINPSKRITAAEALKHPWISHRSTVASCMHRQETVDCLKKFNARRKLKGAILTTMLATRNFSGGKSGGNKKNDGVKESSESTNTTIEDEDTKVRKQEIIKVTEQLIEAISNGDFESYTKMCDPGMTAFEPEALGNLVEGLDFHRFYFENLWSRNSKPVHTTILNPHIHLMGDESACIAYIRITQYLDAGGIPRTAQSEETRVWHRRDGKWQIVHFHRSGAPSVLPH, encoded by the exons ATGGGGGTGGTGCATCGTGACCTGAAG CCTGAGAACCTGTTGCTGGCCTCGAAGCTCAAGGGCGCTGCTGTGAAGCTGGCAGACTTTGGCCTGGCCATAGAGGTTGAGGGGGAGCAGCAGGCATGGTTTG GGTTCGCAGGGACACCTGGATACCTCTCCCCAGAAGTGCTGCGGAAGGACCCGTACGGGAAGCCTGTGGACCTGTGGGCCTGTG GCGTCATCCTATATATCTTGCTGGTTGGGTATCCCCCATTCTGGGACGAGGACCAGCACCGCCTGTACCAGCAGATCAAAGCTGGTGCCTATGAT TTCCCATCACCGGAATGGGACACCGTCACCCCGGAAGCCAAGGACCTGATCAACAAGATGCTCACCATCAACCCGTCCAAACGCATCACGGCCGCTGAAGCTCTCAAGCACCCTTGGATCTCG cACCGCTCCACCGTGGCCTCCTGCATGCACAGACAGGAGACCGTGGACTGCCTGAAGAAGTTCAACGCCAGGAGGAAACTGAAG GGAGCCATCCTTACCACTATGCTGGCTACCAGGAACTTCTCCG GTGGGAAGAGCGGAGGAAACAAGAAGAACGATGGGGTGAAG GAATCTTCTGAGAGCACTAACACCACCATCGAGGACGAAGACACCAAAG TGCGCAAACAGGAAATTATCAAAGTGACAGAACAGCTGATCGAAGCCATAAGCAATGGAGACTTTGAGTCCTACAC GAAGATGTGTGACCCTGGGATGACAGCCTTTGAACCCGAGGCCCTGGGGAACCTGGTCGAGGGCCTGGACTTTCACCGATTCTATTTTGAAAACC TGTGGTCCCGGAACAGCAAGCCCGTGCACACCACCATCCTGAACCCTCACATCCACCTGATGGGTGACGAGTCGGCCTGCATCGCATACATCCGCATCACTCAGTACCTGGATGCGGGCGGCATCCCCCGCACGGCCCAGTCGGAGGAGACGCGCGTCTGGCATCGCAGGGATGGCAAATGGCAGATCGTTCACTTCCACAGATCTGGGGCGCCCTCTGTCCTGCCCCA TTGA